The Juglans regia cultivar Chandler chromosome 1, Walnut 2.0, whole genome shotgun sequence nucleotide sequence ATCCATTTCCAGACTTGATAACATAAGTATGTATCATTTCACCATGTTCAGTAGCCTGCAGGCCAATGCATCCTGTAAGAACGCTGATGCAGGCAACTGCATCTGGTCTCATGCCTTCATTTAgcatttgggaaaaatactttaaaGCTTCCATGGGTAACCCATTCTGAACATTACCTGAAATAAACGTTGTCCAGACTAATAAATCACAATTCTGACCAACCTGTTGAAAGATCTTTTGCATATCTTCTAAGCACAAACACTTTGCATACATGTCCATTAAAGCAACCCCAACACCTTTATGTAGCCGAATTCCAGTTTTGACAATTATGGAATGCATCTGAGTACCGAAGCATAAGCATTTAGATGCAGCCGAAGCACTAAGAACGCATACTAGCGTGACTTCATCTAATGCTACAACTTTATCATGGTGCAGCCACTGAAAAACGTCCATGGCTTCTTGAAAGCATCCATGCATGCTGAACTGGGATATTAAAGTGGTCCATGACATTACATTCTCGCAACCCTTATAAAGAAGCATATCAAAAGCTTCATCCATGGCACCACAACTACAATACATCCCAACAAGTGAGTTCTCCACGACACCATGACCTTCCAACCCAAGCTTAGTTATCAACCCATGAACCAGCAATCCTTCTTTCAGACTCTCATATCCACTTATTGCACTCAACAGGTTAACAAAAGTAGCTCTCGTGGGTCTACTCAAACCAGACAGTAGCAACCGCAAATTCAAGAAAGCTTCCTTTATTTTCCCCATTTTCCCATATATCTTTATCATGGAGTTAACCACTACAACGTCCTTACAGACCAGTGCATCAAACACATTCACTGACTCGTCATAGCAATCAAACTCTCCATATAGTTCAACAAGCCCATTAGTAACGAAGGCATTGTCACATACACCAAGCTTTACAATGAGTCCATGAACTTGTACCCCTCCACCAAGATCACCATTCATAACACAACCTTTGAGCACACCATTTAGACTAAACTGGTCAGGCACAACACCAAAACCTAACATCATTTTAAAGCATACGAAGGCATCCCAAGCATACCAAGCTGAAAGATAGCCATTTATCATGGTGTTCCATGACACAACATCTCGCCGGggcatttcatcaaacacctgTTCAGCGAATGAGATGCACCCACATTTGAAGTACATGTTAGCCAAACTGTTGACGAGAGTAGTCTGAGGCTCCGCTAAGAGTTTTATAATGCGGGAATGGAGAGCTTGTCCTACTGCAATTGCCTTTGATTCGGCGCATACTTTTAAATGATTGGTATATATTTTCTCGACATGAACAGTTTTATGATGGAAATCTTTTATGCTTTTGTATCTGAATTCAATATCCGCGTAATGGATTTTGAGACTTTTAAATCTAATCATTTGAAGCATACCTTCACTTTTTTGGGTACGTGAAAGTCGAAACATTCCTACACTCCTTGTATTGGAACAGAGCCGATACTCTTGCATGGGCCGGGCCAGGCCTGGCCCGAAGTTTCTTACAGGCCATTCCGTGCACCTTGGAAAACGTTCGAATTCAAGGCTTCTTCGGGTCCATTAACCTACCAAGATTTAATTGGACAGATCAATTGGGTTGGGTCCAGCCCACTCAGTTGCTTGCCCCGGCACTCTTTCTTGTGTCAAAAGAAAAggttggaaaataaaatttgaaatgctataaaaaaaaaaaagaaaaataaaatttgaaaagaaaagagaaaaaaaaaacgaaaaatagGCTTCTCGTTTTGCCGCCacatctcactctctctctctcgggttcGCTTTACTGCTAGCTCTGTCTCTCACTTCCAGAGTCCAGACGGAGACCGATGACCTCAGCCATTACTAACCAAATAATCGACGAAGACGACGACGtatcttctctctccctctctctctctctcaactagCCGTTTCGTTTCtcactctttttctctctctctactctttAGGGTTTTGATTGGGAAGCAGCCGTTAGAGAAATCGATGTGGCTTGCCAAACCGCGAAGCCCTGCACTCCACGACCGGACCAATTTTCCCATTTTGCCCCTaccatttcaaattttctttgttCTAAGAATAAGAAAAGGGCAGTGCCTTCTCGGCAATCTACGCTAGATAAATTTGTCGCCAAGGCGGGCCCACCGAGGCCTCGTTCGGAGGAACCGGATCAAGATCGTGCTAAGGGTGATGAAGGGGTCGGATACATTGACATTGATGCGGACGCAGCCAAAACTTGGATATACCCAGGTTCTATGcttgttttcttctttgtttgaagtttattttatgattggGAAAAAGGGGTAAGTTGTTATTTTTGGGATATCAAGGAACGGGTCATGAAGAGTGATTCACATTGTGGCTCCTATTCTTTTGGTAGTGGAGATTCTGGGTTTTTCTTTAAGGTTCTCAGTGAAGTTACATTATAGTATATTGCCGCAGGATTGCCTTTTTgtcaattcatcttcaaaatccTTATCTTTCTGTCATTCCTGTAGTGGGTTACACTCCTGTATATAAAATCGAGAATAGTGACGAAGCAAATTATGAAATATTGGTAATTATTGCGTTAATTGTGGTTCCAGTATGAATGGGTTATacgaattttttattaaattgattATTACGCTTTTAAACTCAAATAAACTACGAACCTGAATTTATGAGCTAACGACGGGGAGTAATGTCATGTACTATACTCctatctcactttcatcccacttTGTGAATAAGTGTATCCTTTTCTTTATCCTCCCTTTTAAATCAATGTTCCTTTTGTTAATCACGCAGTTAATGTTCCTCTTCGTGACTATCAATTTGCTATTACCAAGAAGGCGTTATTTTCTAATACACTGGTGGCATTGCCGACTGGGCTTGGGAAGACACTTATTGCTGCAGTTGTAATGTACAACTACTTCAGATGGTTTCCTGATGGTAAACTGTTCCTCACCACTATTTAATCAATGTATTTTCTGGTGAAACTAATTTTTAGATACTTGTCTGGTTCCTACACTAGGTAAGCATATTTTCTACAATTAATAGTCAATATTACTTTGAAGGCCATATTCTAGTTTGTTCTACCTCCCCCTCAGATATTACAACAGCATATTtattctgtgttttttttttctttgaagaaaaataacttgTGTTTTAAGACCTCTGTTTGCACAGATGGTCAAATATATCTTAGAActagtttttttcttctcctcaatGTTTAGAAGATTGCCTTGGAGTGGGAGTTTTGAATCCTAGAACTACTTTTCAGAAGTTTATCCCGTATGAAAACATTTTGACCTTTTTATTTCCCCTACCCCCACCTTTTAGGTTGGCAAGTTTGTAGTGTCTCAATGTAAATGTGGGAAGGCAGTCATCTTTTCTCCTTTCTGAAGTATGCTTTTGTAGGAGCTCTAGGCTGGCAgggtttatataattatatttagaatCTCTTTTTGAGGATATGCGCCTACTCCATTTTCTACTAGTTTCTTAGCCTTGTTCCATATCTTAACAACCATTGGGCTGGCAAAGCTTTGTTGGATAATAGAAAGTTCAATGAGCCATCAACTTCCTAACTTGGGCTGGCTAGCTTCCAGTTGTACAATGGTGAAATCTCAAGTTCACATATTTGATCCGAACTTCATactttttgttcaatttttttttttgataagtaataatattatatatttaagaagttttcgttttttttttttgttcaattaaCTCTTTCATTTATTTCGTGAAGCATAtggaaataaaaagttgaattggtttATGTGTTGCACATATGCTCCAACCCCTTGTTTGACATTAATGCTTTCCTGATTGATCCTTCAATGACAGGAAAAATAGTCTTTGCTGCTCCTTCTCGACCACTTGTCATGCAACAGATAGAAGCATGTCATAACATTGTAGGAATTCCTCAAGTAAGATGCTCTCATCACTTATCAATGTAGTGATATGTTCAattttttgctctttttcttaacaaatttatttaccAGAATCATTTACTTGTTTTTAGAATAtatgaatcaaaattattacAGGAATGGACAATTGATATGACGGGTCAGATAAGTCCTGCAAAGAGAGCATGCTTTTGGAAAACTAAACGAGTTTTCTTTGTCACTCCACAAGTGCTGGAAAAAGATATTCAGTCTGGTGAATGTCTTCCATTCTTAATTTGCTaatataaagtaatttttttcctattccAACCCTTTTTATGTGGGGCATGACACTTTAAGCTCTCtgaaaatttttcatgtgaTATCTTTTTGTTGTATCTTCCATTCATAATTTGCTAATATGAAGTAATTTTTCATAGGCACATGCTTGGTGAAATACTTGGTGTGTTTGGTGATTGATGAAGCTCATCGAGCATTGGGAAATTATTCTTATTGTGTTGCAGTCCGTGAGGTTTGTTGctccatttttataattttccatGTTTCTGTAATCATCCAGCATACAGGGTTTGGTTCTATATGTGTTTTTGGATATAGTTCCTGGTTTGAGGAACTAACAGTACTCCAAATTCTTAGCTAATGGCTATACCAGTGCAACTGAGAATGCTAGCTTTGACCGCAACACCAGGATGTAAGTTACTGACTTCTACTTGGGttctataaattttctaaaaatattttgatctttATGCTAATTTCAATTATTCAGCAAAGCAGCAGACCATCCAGCATATTATTGATAACTTGAATATATCAACACTTGAATATCGCAATGAAAGTGATGATGATGTTAGCCCGTATGTGCACAACAGGAAAATAGAGTTGATCCAGGTATGTATAATTTGTTCTTCTTGGAGCCTTTTCTTCCCATAACTATCTGTCTGTGTTTGTCTACAGATATAACTTCTTGGTTGCAATCTTACTAGGTTGCAATGGGGCAAGATGCggtagaaataaataataagctCTCAGAAGTAATACGTCCAATTGTAGCCAGGCTTTGTGCTGTTGGAGTTCTCCAGAATAGAGACTATCAAACCGTATGGTTccatatattttatagattttgttATTGACTTTTTAGAAACTTCATTCTGCAAgaataatttgtttgttttgcatttctttttcaatttagtCTGCCATTAAACCTCGTGATAAGAAGTTTTCAGGTAGTGGCAGTTTCAGAATTTGGATAtcaaaccttttcttttctttttctttattttttattgtagcAGCTTCTTGGAAATTCATTGGCTCAATCACACCAGTAGACCTGTCATGATTTGTCACTTGATAATCGAAGCCTTGAAACTTTTTTCTGAATGCTATAAAATTATACCTTGGGATCGAAGGAACAAATTTTAGGAGGCGATTTTACTAACATACAGTACCTTGGGAAAAACTCAATTGAAGCCCTGTCAGAAATGCTTTAAGGGCTTAAAAAGCCTGTGTTGAAATTAACTGTTAAATCCACACTAATCTTCATTTTTGGGAAGGCTCTTATCAACTGTTGGTAAAGTCTAATGGTTTCTAAGATTTTGAACAGAGTTCATTGATTCATTGTATTGCATCCTAAGCTTCTGGTCTTCATCCCTGCATACCCAAGATGCCAATGTTTTCATTGATCTGTAAAGACATAGGCAA carries:
- the LOC109006333 gene encoding pentatricopeptide repeat-containing protein At4g13650-like; amino-acid sequence: MYFKCGCISFAEQVFDEMPRRDVVSWNTMINGYLSAWYAWDAFVCFKMMLGFGVVPDQFSLNGVLKGCVMNGDLGGGVQVHGLIVKLGVCDNAFVTNGLVELYGEFDCYDESVNVFDALVCKDVVVVNSMIKIYGKMGKIKEAFLNLRLLLSGLSRPTRATFVNLLSAISGYESLKEGLLVHGLITKLGLEGHGVVENSLVGMYCSCGAMDEAFDMLLYKGCENVMSWTTLISQFSMHGCFQEAMDVFQWLHHDKVVALDEVTLVCVLSASAASKCLCFGTQMHSIIVKTGIRLHKGVGVALMDMYAKCLCLEDMQKIFQQVGQNCDLLVWTTFISGNVQNGLPMEALKYFSQMLNEGMRPDAVACISVLTGCIGLQATEHGEMIHTYVIKSGNGSKSYVQTALTSFYANCGCFDSVKKLLARRVEYDVVSLTALISGYAKFGCSTEAFFWFRKMLSEGISPNNFTLASTLNASAKSTAISSGKSLHSLIIKLGLEDDNFVASSLIDMYSKCGAIEDAVYYFRSTQNQDIVVWNSLLSGHAHHGNVEEVLKTFDEMQICGIKPDRITFLSILSGCSHGALTDQVMEFFYMMRNVYGISPMVEHYVCVIDSLGRAGLFRKAVKFIEALNCNPCMLMLRSLLSSCIIYRCSRLGLAVVAKMIVLGGDEVATYALFSKLCATDERWGDTIKVREIMKKKVGQPKKVGTSWIESTSLPS